The Psychrobacillus sp. FSL K6-4046 DNA window AGAACGGAATTTCAGGGTTCATTTATGTCGTAAGGCAGACCCTGAATCAAAAGGAATGATTGAAAATGTCGTTAAATTTATCAAAGGAAACTTCGCAGATAGTCGAGTTTTTAAAGATATTGATGACTGGAATGAACGAGCACTTCAATGGCTCGAACGAACTGGGAATCACAATGTGCATAACACAACGAAAAAAAGACCCGCAGAAGTGTTTCTCCTCGAAAAGCAACACTTACAACCGGTCTCTAGCTTACTTTCAATAGAAAGTATGAATGAGTCTAGTATAACAAGAAATGTAATGAAGGACAACACAGTCAGATTTGAGTCTAATCGATACTCCGTACCGATAGGTACTTACAAAACAAAAGGAAATAATCAGGTGTTCCTTGAAGTAAAAGGCTCCAATAACAAGCAGTTGGTTATCAGAAGTAGTAAGAATCGTGAAGTCATTGCCAAACATACAATCAGCAAGGAGAAGGGTATTCTTATTAAGAATAGAAATCATAGTAGGGATCGATCTAAAGGTATCGAGGCTTTAAAAAAGGGGCTTTTATCGACATTTGAAGAGGAAGAAAAAGCGAAGGCGTACATAGAGAAAGTGCTCGAGAAATACCCACGTTATCGTCGAGATCATTTAGAAATTTTCCGTTCGGTTTCAATAAACGATTCCACTTGGTTAGATAAGGCGCTGGAGAAATGCATCAATGAAAATTTGTATAGTGCGAATGATTTTAAAGACGTTGTACTTTACCTAAAAAAACAATCTCAACAGGAACCATTACTTTCCTTAGAACAGGAGAAACGGCTGATTCATAAAGTAGATATACCAGTTGGAACACGTCCTTTAAGTACGTACACAAGCATTTTAGGAGGCGAACTTTCATGAATCATACGGTAAAAGAAATTCAGAGCCAGTTCAAACTATTACGCTTAGCCGAAACAGCCGAGGAGCTTCCACAGCTCCTTCGCGAAGCTGAGAAATCCTCATGGACCTATTTAGAGTTCCTAGAGGCCATTACCCACTTTGAATTGAAGAAAAGAGAAGCTAAGAGTGTGGAAAGACGGTTGAAATGGGCACGGTTCCCTTATCAGAAAACTCTGTTGGAATTTAGTATTGAAGCACAAAATTCTTTAAGTGAACGCCAACTTACTCAACTACAAGAAATAAATTGGCTGGAGCAACAGTATAATTTGATCTTATTAGGTCCTCCAGGAGTGGGAAAAACACACTTAGCCGTAGGCTTAGGCATCGAGGCGATTAACAAAGGTTATCAAGTTTACTTTGTGACAATGGGAGAATTAATTCAACTACTGAAAACGGAGGAGTTTGCGCATAAATCACAGGTACAGATGAAACGATTAAGAGCTTCTGATTTAGTTATTATTGATGATTTGATGTATATGGCGATGGACCAACGCGAGGCCAATCTGTTCTTCCAAATGATCAATCATCTTTATGAACAAAGTTCCATCATCTTAACTTCTAATAAGAGTCCAGATCAATGGGGAGAATTAATGGGAGATGAAGGAATTACTACGGCTATTTTAGATCGTCTTTTACATCGTGTGGAGGTAATACACATGAATGGAGACAGTTATCGGATGAAAAACCGACAGAATTTGTTTTAAGCAAAAGTGTTCACTCTAAATTAGCAAAAAGTGTTCAATTCTACTTGACGGTTACACCAAATTTGCCAATAGCCGTCATAACATGATATAAAATTATAGGATTCTGTTCATCTAATAATTTTTCTAACTCCTCCGCTGAACAATTTCCTACAATAATTTTATCTACTAGATTCATATATTCTTCTCCTTTTCCCTTATCTTAAATGAGTAGTTTCTCTACGCCCTCTCTCCGTATTAATTAAACAATAAGAAAATGACCTTGATCTAATTTCAAGGTCATCATGTGTAAGTATATTATTTACAAGTTTTCTATATAAACATCGAAATTAGTTTTTTGACCCTTCTCCAATGCTTTCATTAATATACCTATTAAGTCTTCTCCCTCACTTGTAACAAAGTAATTAGATAAGTTTGTGATATCCTTACTAATATTATCACCCCAAGGCGGGCTTTTAGATAAGTCATCAATGTCCCATATTACTTGTGAGGGGTTAAAATCCTGTAATTTCTTTTTAATTGCTTCTAATTCATTTATAGCGCTATCAATATTCTTATTATCAAGTTTCCCGTTATAAAGTTCATTTAATAAGAAAGGATATTCAGTTCCCCATCCATTTAGTTCTAATTGATAACTTATTGTAGAGAAAAAAGAATGTAAGAAATCACCATGCCCGACTTGATACCAGTAATATTTCACTTTAAATCCCACAGCCATCCTTCTCACCTCACTATACGCGCACCATCTTTTCCATAATGAATTATTCCTCTATTGTGCTGAAAAAGGTCAGCTAATATCCCATGGTAAAAAAGCAAGAGTAGACTTTAGTACTCATAATGAATGTTATGGAGGATAGTAAATCATTCATTCATCCTATATTTTAATGTTTTTTGTTAAGGATTACAAAAAGGGAGTGGAAGACCTGTTTCTACATAATAAACATTATTCGAACATTACTCCAAAGCTAACATTTTCAAAATTCACATATGCGTTACAAGTATCAGAAGTATAATAGGGTTCAACATCTTGAATATTTCTTGAAGTAATAAATAATCCAAATCCAAATATATCATTCCAATTCTTTTCAAATATTTGAATTTCTGTATCAGTATCATCATTAGCTACAATTATTTCTACATTTTGGTTAACTAATTGAATAACCATTTCATGAATCTTAATCAACTTATCAATTTCTTTATAAATACTCTCCTTTAGAAATTCTATGTCAATTATATCAATATCAGTTTCATAATATTTACGATCATCATATTTATAGCTATTTACTTCTATATTTTTATCATATTGTTTCTTAAATATATTGCAAATCACTTCAATTTCTTCTTTCTTTAATTCATGTTCTGAGAGGTAGTCGCTAAATTTAAATGCTGTATTCATATTCACTATATCTATGATGCTAGTATGGATGTATGGACACAAGTTAGTTAAGTCTCTATCCTATAAATAGAGAGGACGTGTCCGGAATGAAACAAAAACGGTATAACCAAGAATTTAAACAAACAATTGTCGAACTCCACAGATCTGGTACACCTGTGAGTAATCTCAGTAGCGAATATGGTATTTCTGAAGTAACTATTTATAAATGGATTAAAACACATTCCCCAATCGAAAACAGTGGGGGTTTAACACCGTCACAAATCGCAGAAATCCAAAAGGAAAACCTTCGGCTTCAACAGGAGGTAGACATCCTAAAAAAGGCTATGACCATATTCGCAAGAAAGTAACAGACCAAGAGATTATTGACCATATCGAAAAGGAGAAAGAACACTTTCCTATCCAATTGATGTGTGATGTGCTAAAAGTGCCAAGAAGTACGTATTACCAGTCGTTCCATAAAGTAAAATCTTCGTATGCCATGGAAAACGAAGCGGTTTTAGCACGCATACAAACTATACATGCGGAGAGTAAAGGTCGCTATGGTGCACCAAAAATTCATTATCTGTTAACCCAAGAAAAGGTCGATTTCAGCTTAAATCGAGTGCAGCGAATCATGAAAAAGGCTGGAATTCGATCAACGATCGTGAAGAAGTACCGACCAACTTCCTCCACTGGACAAGTGGTGGAACGTGAAAACCTGTTAGAACAAAATTTTGAAACGACGACCATTAATGAAAAATGGGTTGCAGATATTACGTATATTCATACATTAAGAGACGGCTGGTGTTATTTAGCTTCCGTCCTAGATTTACACACGAAAAAAATTGTTGGCTATTCCTTTTCCAAATCGATGACAACAGAACTTGTTTTACAAGCTTTAGCGAACGCAATCGATGTTCAACAACCAGAAGAAGGACTAATCTTACATACCGATTTAGGCAGCCAGTATACTAGTGAAGACTTTGAAAAAGCAGTGAAAGAAGCAAAATTCAAACAATCTTTCAGTCGTAAAGGATGCCCATATGACAATGCATGTATCGAGTCTTTTCATGCGATTTTGAAAAAAGAAGAGGTATATCAATCTAGTTATATCAATTTTGAAACAGCCCGATTGACCCTATTCCATTATATCGAGTCGTGGTACAACCGAAAACGAATTCATGGAGCTATTAACTATCTAACACCTCAACAATTAGAGGACTTATGCCGAAAAGAAGCGGTTTGAGAGCAAAGGCATCTAGTTTTCCAGATTTACCCCTACCTACACATTTTTTCAGGACGACATCCATGGCTTGTATTTCCTGTACCCAGCGAAAGCTGTCAAGTACGGTCTTTCACTTGACTGGTTTCGCTGGGTACAGGACGCTCCATGATTGGATGCCGTTCTGACAGAGACTTAACTTTTTTATGTCCAGGATATTGACGTAGATCCACTACTGCTAAAAATTTATTTATTTGTTTACCAATTGAATACTTGACTTCATTTTAATAAAAATAAAACCTTGAAAGGATTTTAACCAATCAAGGTATTTGTTGAACAATTTATTTTTGAGTATCCCTTTTCTAACGACCCTTGGATATTCAATAAATTTCATCTTAAAGAAAATCTTTTAGTATTTCTAATGTTTTAAAAGCCTGTAATGAATTTGCTTTAGAAGCATAAATCTGAGGACTTTCGAGATTAGACAATTTAAAAATTTGCCCTGCCTCAAACTTTATATACTTACTAAATTGTTCAATAAACTCCCTTTCATCTACCAAATTATATATTTCATCTTTAAATGTGGCAATTAACATATAGTCGTTGTCATCTAAGTTTTCTAAACTTATATATACTTCATAATCAAATGCAGCTAAACTAAAATTCTCTGGTAAAGAATAAATGGAAATGGCAAGAGTTTCTTCATTCTTTTCTATAGATTTAACTAGTTTCTTCTCAATTTTATTTATGTCCTTAATTTTACTCGTTTTAAATGATTGACCGTATATACCAATATGAGTTGGACTAAATCCTAAATTGGTTGTTAACTCTTTTGCATTATTGTAAAACTTAATCCA harbors:
- the istA gene encoding IS21 family transposase; its protein translation is MLYLEIHQLAKRNLTVSQIANQFKVSRTTVYKYLEMSFEEAIQQFEEGKTRKKKLDEHLDWIVAWLEEYPHLSAAQIKDWLLEKFPSLEIGDSTVRLYVQEVREKYQIEKTKQTRQYEAIQQQPMGKQMQVDWGETKQKTVSKREIKLYFIAFVLAHSRHKYMEWQDRPFTTRDAIRCHENAFHFYGGMPNEIVYDQDHLLSVSENAGDLILTTDFQSYVKERNFRVHLCRKADPESKGMIENVVKFIKGNFADSRVFKDIDDWNERALQWLERTGNHNVHNTTKKRPAEVFLLEKQHLQPVSSLLSIESMNESSITRNVMKDNTVRFESNRYSVPIGTYKTKGNNQVFLEVKGSNNKQLVIRSSKNREVIAKHTISKEKGILIKNRNHSRDRSKGIEALKKGLLSTFEEEEKAKAYIEKVLEKYPRYRRDHLEIFRSVSINDSTWLDKALEKCINENLYSANDFKDVVLYLKKQSQQEPLLSLEQEKRLIHKVDIPVGTRPLSTYTSILGGELS
- the istB gene encoding IS21-like element helper ATPase IstB, with amino-acid sequence MNHTVKEIQSQFKLLRLAETAEELPQLLREAEKSSWTYLEFLEAITHFELKKREAKSVERRLKWARFPYQKTLLEFSIEAQNSLSERQLTQLQEINWLEQQYNLILLGPPGVGKTHLAVGLGIEAINKGYQVYFVTMGELIQLLKTEEFAHKSQVQMKRLRASDLVIIDDLMYMAMDQREANLFFQMINHLYEQSSIILTSNKSPDQWGELMGDEGITTAILDRLLHRVEVIHMNGDSYRMKNRQNLF
- a CDS encoding immunity 70 family protein, with protein sequence MAVGFKVKYYWYQVGHGDFLHSFFSTISYQLELNGWGTEYPFLLNELYNGKLDNKNIDSAINELEAIKKKLQDFNPSQVIWDIDDLSKSPPWGDNISKDITNLSNYFVTSEGEDLIGILMKALEKGQKTNFDVYIENL
- a CDS encoding IS3 family transposase (programmed frameshift) — encoded protein: MKQKRYNQEFKQTIVELHRSGTPVSNLSSEYGISEVTIYKWIKTHSPIENSGGLTPSQIAEIQKENLRLQQEVDIPKKGYDHIRKKVTDQEIIDHIEKEKEHFPIQLMCDVLKVPRSTYYQSFHKVKSSYAMENEAVLARIQTIHAESKGRYGAPKIHYLLTQEKVDFSLNRVQRIMKKAGIRSTIVKKYRPTSSTGQVVERENLLEQNFETTTINEKWVADITYIHTLRDGWCYLASVLDLHTKKIVGYSFSKSMTTELVLQALANAIDVQQPEEGLILHTDLGSQYTSEDFEKAVKEAKFKQSFSRKGCPYDNACIESFHAILKKEEVYQSSYINFETARLTLFHYIESWYNRKRIHGAINYLTPQQLEDLCRKEAV